The Salvelinus namaycush isolate Seneca chromosome 13, SaNama_1.0, whole genome shotgun sequence genome includes a region encoding these proteins:
- the LOC120058572 gene encoding skin secretory protein xP2-like isoform X1, whose product MSAKMAASLLRIGRLGSVKFCTDPYILGHSCGKKHPLKNLNCVQAERWSTLSAPAAAALCTKAGGPKKPKKSSSAKKSQGKTYFDLEKLVPHRKYVEFPKKVMTPAAAAKLAAAPKPVEAAAAEPKPVEAAAAAPKPVEAAAAEPKPVEAAAAAPKPVEAAAAEPKPVEAAAAEPKPVEAAAAEPKPVEAAAAEPKPVEAAAAEPKPVEAAAAEPKPVEAAAAAPKPVEAAAAEPKPVEAAAAEPIVAAAEAVPAPAAVEVTPVVDTVAPATEAIVESAALVAKAAPVVEAAASVAKAAPVVEAAASVAEAAPVSAEAAPVVEASSAANAPVEASPDAAAPAEAVAEAAPVEAIAEVVVESATIEGAVEALVEVVAEVVTVAAPIEAVAEALIKAAAEVEAAQVDAAAEELIAEPPPAEAERIEAHEVQLDPIQKLFLDSIREYTSKSVASGGLVDAGPAYEKNLAEELTKLQRLYGGGELTAFPEFKFTEPKLEEVAPK is encoded by the exons TTTTGTACAGATCCATACATCCTTGGGCATAGCTGTGGGAAgaagcaccccctgaaaaatctgaat TGTGTGCAAGCAGAGAGGTGGAGCACTCTGAGTGCTCCTGCAGCTGCGGCCCTATGCACGAAAGCTGGTGGTCCCAAGAAGCCCAAGAAGAGCAGCTCAGCAA AAAAGTCCCAGggcaaaacatattttgatttagaGAAGCTTGTACCACACAGAAAATATGTGGAGTTTCCAAAGAAAGTAATGACACCAGCTGCTGCAGCAAAACTTGCCGCCGCCCCAAAGCCTGTTGAAGCCGCTGCCGCAGAGCCAAAGCCTGTTGAAGCCGCTGCCGCCGCCCCAAAGCCTGTTGAAGCCGCTGCCGCAGAGCCAAAGCCTGTTGAAGCCGCTGCCGCCGCCCCAAAGCCTGTTGAAGCCGCTGCCGCAGAGCCAAAGCCTGTTGAAGCCGCTGCCGCAGAGCCAAAGCCTGTTGAAGCCGCTGCCGCAGAGCCAAAGCCTGTTGAAGCCGCTGCCGCAGAGCCAAAGCCTGTTGAAGCCGCTGCCGCAGAGCCAAAGCCTGTTGAAGCCGCTGCCGCAGAGCCAAAGCCTGTTGAAGCCGCTGCCGCCGCCCCAAAGCCTGTTGAAGCCGCTGCCGCAGAGCCAAAGCCTGTTGAAGCCGCTGCCGCAGAGCCAATTGTTGCCGCGGCTGAAGCTGTTCCGGCCCCCGCTGCAGTCGAAGTCACCCCCGTCGTCGACACAGTCGCCCCCGCAACTGAAGCCATTGTTGAATCCGCCGCTCTTGTAGCCAAAGCCGCCCCCGTTGTTGAAGCCGCTGCATCAGTAGCCAAAGCCGCCCCCGTTGTTGAAGCCGCTGCATCAGTAGCTGAAGCCGCTCCTGTTTCAGCCGAAGCGGCTCCCGTCGTTGAAGCTTCATCAGCAGCCAACGCTCCTGTTGAAGCCAGCCCAGATGCTGCTGCCCCTGCAGAAGCGGTTGCTGAAGCTGCCCCAGTTGAAGCCATAGCAGAAGTTGTGGTTGAATCTGCAACCATTGAAGGTGCGGTTGAAGCCCTCGTGGAAGTTGTAGCAGAGGTTGTGACTGTAGCTGCCCCCATTGAAGCTGTGGCTGAAGCCCTCATTAAAGCTGCAGCAGAGGTTGAAGCTGCCCAAGTTGACGCTGCAGCAGAGGAGCTGATTGCAGAGCCCCCCCCGGCCGAGGCAGAACGGATTGAGGCGCATGAGg TTCAACTGGACCCAATCCAGAAGCTCTTCCTGGATTCGATCCGCGAGTACACCTCAAAGAGTGT GGCCAGTGGCGGTTTGGTAGATGCAGGCCCTGCGTATGAGAAGAACTTAGCAGAGGAGCTGACTAAACTCCAGCGGCTTTATGGTGGTGGAGAACTCACAGCTTTCCCAGAGTTCAAGTTCACAG agCCCAAGCTGGAGGAAGTGGCCCCCAAGTAA
- the pknox1.1 gene encoding homeobox protein PKNOX1.1 isoform X2, whose translation MMAAQSDSIDKYLEGEQQMQGVEQADGEEGLDAASSPTPTEPQTPMDVDKASIYRHPLFPLLALLFEKCEQSTQGSDCVTSASFDVDIENFVRSQEKEGKAFFSEDPDLDNLMVKAIQVLRIHLLELEKVSDLCKDFCSRYISCLKTKMNSETLLSGEPGSPYSSGQGFSPTKIQTSSSFTGTLSPQGIVVPASALQQGNVTVTTVNPTQVIAGMSPWHTTTTGGTVYQPVTVVNSQGQVVSQTLSPQTIRIQNTQLQLQLNQDLSFFNHDDSSPKNKRGVLPKQATNVMRSWLFQHIGHPYPTEDEKKQIATQTNLSLLQVNNWFINARRRILQPMLDASSSETPKNKKKPPPNRPLQRFWPDSIATGMTQQQVQMPDGTTVMMSVEGLRSLTSDGATLAVQQVMMGGHSEDESGDSGDEDDDDDMAGLGLDNSDSLQ comes from the exons ATGATGGCTGCCCAGTCGGATTCCATAGACAAGTACCTGGAGGGAGAGCAGCAG ATGCAGGGGGTGGAGCAGGCGGACGGTGAGGAGGGTTTGGATGCAGCCTCCAGTCCAACCCCCACTGAGCCCCAGACCCCCATGGATGTAGATAAGGCTTCCATATACCG GCATCCATTGTTTCCTCTCCTGGCCCTGCTCTTTGAGAAATGTGAGCAGTCTACGCAGGGCTCAGACTGTGTCACGTCAGCCAGCTTCGACGTGGACATTGAGAACTTTGTCCGCAGCCAGGAGAAAGAGGGCAAAGCCTTCTTCAGTGAGGACCCTGATCTGGACAATCTG ATGGTGAAGGCCATCCAGGTGCTGCGGATCCACCTGCTGGAGCTGGAGAAGGTCAGCGACCTGTGTAAGGACTTCTGCAGCCGCTACATCTCCTGTCTCAAGACCAAGATGAACAGCGAGACGCTGCTGAGTGGAGAACCTGGCAGCCCCTACTCATCTGGACAGGGTTTCTCCCCCACCAAGATCCAG ACGTCCAGCTCTTTCACAggaaccctcagtccccaggggATTGTGGTGCCAGCATCGGCCCTGCAGCAAGGCAACGTAACCGTGACAACTGTCAACCCCACACAGGTTATAGCAGGTATGTCACCCTGGCATACAACAACCACAG GTGGCACAGTCTACCAACCAGTTACAGTAGTCAACTCACAGGGCCAGGTGGTGTCACAGACCCTCTCGCCCCAGACCATACGTATCCAGAACACACAG CTCCAGCTGCAGCTCAACCAGGACCTGAGTTTCTTCAACCACGACGACAGCTCACCCAAGAACAAGCGTGGCGTTCTTCCCAAACAAGCCACCAACGTCATGCGCTCTTGGCTCTTCCAGCACATCGGG CACCCCTACCCCACAGAGGATGAGAAGAAGCAGATCGCTACCCAAACTAACCTAAGCCTCCTCCAAGTCAACAACTG gTTCATAAACGCGCGGAGGCGAATCCTGCAGCCCATGCTGGACGCCAGCTCTTCGGAGACACCCAAAAACAAGAAGAAACCTCCTCCGAACAGGCCGCTACAGCGCTTCTGGCCTGACTCCATCGCCACGGGGATGACCCAACAACAGGTCCAGATGCCAGATG GAACCACGGTGATGATGAGTGTGGAAGGTCTTCGGAGCCTGACTTCAGACGGTGCCACGCTGGCCGTGCAGCAGGTGATGATGGGCGGGCACAGCGAGGACGAATCAGGAGACAGCGGGGACGAGGACGATGATGACGACATGGCTGGGCTGGGCCTGGACAACAGCGACTCCCTGCAGTAG
- the pknox1.1 gene encoding homeobox protein PKNOX1.1 isoform X1, whose product MCLSRSANMMAAQSDSIDKYLEGEQQMQGVEQADGEEGLDAASSPTPTEPQTPMDVDKASIYRHPLFPLLALLFEKCEQSTQGSDCVTSASFDVDIENFVRSQEKEGKAFFSEDPDLDNLMVKAIQVLRIHLLELEKVSDLCKDFCSRYISCLKTKMNSETLLSGEPGSPYSSGQGFSPTKIQTSSSFTGTLSPQGIVVPASALQQGNVTVTTVNPTQVIAGMSPWHTTTTGGTVYQPVTVVNSQGQVVSQTLSPQTIRIQNTQLQLQLNQDLSFFNHDDSSPKNKRGVLPKQATNVMRSWLFQHIGHPYPTEDEKKQIATQTNLSLLQVNNWFINARRRILQPMLDASSSETPKNKKKPPPNRPLQRFWPDSIATGMTQQQVQMPDGTTVMMSVEGLRSLTSDGATLAVQQVMMGGHSEDESGDSGDEDDDDDMAGLGLDNSDSLQ is encoded by the exons ATGTGTCTTTCTAGGTCCGCCAACATGATGGCTGCCCAGTCGGATTCCATAGACAAGTACCTGGAGGGAGAGCAGCAG ATGCAGGGGGTGGAGCAGGCGGACGGTGAGGAGGGTTTGGATGCAGCCTCCAGTCCAACCCCCACTGAGCCCCAGACCCCCATGGATGTAGATAAGGCTTCCATATACCG GCATCCATTGTTTCCTCTCCTGGCCCTGCTCTTTGAGAAATGTGAGCAGTCTACGCAGGGCTCAGACTGTGTCACGTCAGCCAGCTTCGACGTGGACATTGAGAACTTTGTCCGCAGCCAGGAGAAAGAGGGCAAAGCCTTCTTCAGTGAGGACCCTGATCTGGACAATCTG ATGGTGAAGGCCATCCAGGTGCTGCGGATCCACCTGCTGGAGCTGGAGAAGGTCAGCGACCTGTGTAAGGACTTCTGCAGCCGCTACATCTCCTGTCTCAAGACCAAGATGAACAGCGAGACGCTGCTGAGTGGAGAACCTGGCAGCCCCTACTCATCTGGACAGGGTTTCTCCCCCACCAAGATCCAG ACGTCCAGCTCTTTCACAggaaccctcagtccccaggggATTGTGGTGCCAGCATCGGCCCTGCAGCAAGGCAACGTAACCGTGACAACTGTCAACCCCACACAGGTTATAGCAGGTATGTCACCCTGGCATACAACAACCACAG GTGGCACAGTCTACCAACCAGTTACAGTAGTCAACTCACAGGGCCAGGTGGTGTCACAGACCCTCTCGCCCCAGACCATACGTATCCAGAACACACAG CTCCAGCTGCAGCTCAACCAGGACCTGAGTTTCTTCAACCACGACGACAGCTCACCCAAGAACAAGCGTGGCGTTCTTCCCAAACAAGCCACCAACGTCATGCGCTCTTGGCTCTTCCAGCACATCGGG CACCCCTACCCCACAGAGGATGAGAAGAAGCAGATCGCTACCCAAACTAACCTAAGCCTCCTCCAAGTCAACAACTG gTTCATAAACGCGCGGAGGCGAATCCTGCAGCCCATGCTGGACGCCAGCTCTTCGGAGACACCCAAAAACAAGAAGAAACCTCCTCCGAACAGGCCGCTACAGCGCTTCTGGCCTGACTCCATCGCCACGGGGATGACCCAACAACAGGTCCAGATGCCAGATG GAACCACGGTGATGATGAGTGTGGAAGGTCTTCGGAGCCTGACTTCAGACGGTGCCACGCTGGCCGTGCAGCAGGTGATGATGGGCGGGCACAGCGAGGACGAATCAGGAGACAGCGGGGACGAGGACGATGATGACGACATGGCTGGGCTGGGCCTGGACAACAGCGACTCCCTGCAGTAG
- the pknox1.1 gene encoding homeobox protein PKNOX1.1 isoform X3 has product MCLSRSANMMAAQSDSIDKYLEGEQQMQGVEQADGEEGLDAASSPTPTEPQTPMDVDKASIYRHPLFPLLALLFEKCEQSTQGSDCVTSASFDVDIENFVRSQEKEGKAFFSEDPDLDNLMVKAIQVLRIHLLELEKVSDLCKDFCSRYISCLKTKMNSETLLSGEPGSPYSSGQGFSPTKIQTSSSFTGTLSPQGIVVPASALQQGNVTVTTVNPTQVIAGGTVYQPVTVVNSQGQVVSQTLSPQTIRIQNTQLQLQLNQDLSFFNHDDSSPKNKRGVLPKQATNVMRSWLFQHIGHPYPTEDEKKQIATQTNLSLLQVNNWFINARRRILQPMLDASSSETPKNKKKPPPNRPLQRFWPDSIATGMTQQQVQMPDGTTVMMSVEGLRSLTSDGATLAVQQVMMGGHSEDESGDSGDEDDDDDMAGLGLDNSDSLQ; this is encoded by the exons ATGTGTCTTTCTAGGTCCGCCAACATGATGGCTGCCCAGTCGGATTCCATAGACAAGTACCTGGAGGGAGAGCAGCAG ATGCAGGGGGTGGAGCAGGCGGACGGTGAGGAGGGTTTGGATGCAGCCTCCAGTCCAACCCCCACTGAGCCCCAGACCCCCATGGATGTAGATAAGGCTTCCATATACCG GCATCCATTGTTTCCTCTCCTGGCCCTGCTCTTTGAGAAATGTGAGCAGTCTACGCAGGGCTCAGACTGTGTCACGTCAGCCAGCTTCGACGTGGACATTGAGAACTTTGTCCGCAGCCAGGAGAAAGAGGGCAAAGCCTTCTTCAGTGAGGACCCTGATCTGGACAATCTG ATGGTGAAGGCCATCCAGGTGCTGCGGATCCACCTGCTGGAGCTGGAGAAGGTCAGCGACCTGTGTAAGGACTTCTGCAGCCGCTACATCTCCTGTCTCAAGACCAAGATGAACAGCGAGACGCTGCTGAGTGGAGAACCTGGCAGCCCCTACTCATCTGGACAGGGTTTCTCCCCCACCAAGATCCAG ACGTCCAGCTCTTTCACAggaaccctcagtccccaggggATTGTGGTGCCAGCATCGGCCCTGCAGCAAGGCAACGTAACCGTGACAACTGTCAACCCCACACAGGTTATAGCAG GTGGCACAGTCTACCAACCAGTTACAGTAGTCAACTCACAGGGCCAGGTGGTGTCACAGACCCTCTCGCCCCAGACCATACGTATCCAGAACACACAG CTCCAGCTGCAGCTCAACCAGGACCTGAGTTTCTTCAACCACGACGACAGCTCACCCAAGAACAAGCGTGGCGTTCTTCCCAAACAAGCCACCAACGTCATGCGCTCTTGGCTCTTCCAGCACATCGGG CACCCCTACCCCACAGAGGATGAGAAGAAGCAGATCGCTACCCAAACTAACCTAAGCCTCCTCCAAGTCAACAACTG gTTCATAAACGCGCGGAGGCGAATCCTGCAGCCCATGCTGGACGCCAGCTCTTCGGAGACACCCAAAAACAAGAAGAAACCTCCTCCGAACAGGCCGCTACAGCGCTTCTGGCCTGACTCCATCGCCACGGGGATGACCCAACAACAGGTCCAGATGCCAGATG GAACCACGGTGATGATGAGTGTGGAAGGTCTTCGGAGCCTGACTTCAGACGGTGCCACGCTGGCCGTGCAGCAGGTGATGATGGGCGGGCACAGCGAGGACGAATCAGGAGACAGCGGGGACGAGGACGATGATGACGACATGGCTGGGCTGGGCCTGGACAACAGCGACTCCCTGCAGTAG
- the LOC120058572 gene encoding skin secretory protein xP2-like isoform X2: MSAKMAASLLRIGRLGSVKCVQAERWSTLSAPAAAALCTKAGGPKKPKKSSSAKKSQGKTYFDLEKLVPHRKYVEFPKKVMTPAAAAKLAAAPKPVEAAAAEPKPVEAAAAAPKPVEAAAAEPKPVEAAAAAPKPVEAAAAEPKPVEAAAAEPKPVEAAAAEPKPVEAAAAEPKPVEAAAAEPKPVEAAAAEPKPVEAAAAAPKPVEAAAAEPKPVEAAAAEPIVAAAEAVPAPAAVEVTPVVDTVAPATEAIVESAALVAKAAPVVEAAASVAKAAPVVEAAASVAEAAPVSAEAAPVVEASSAANAPVEASPDAAAPAEAVAEAAPVEAIAEVVVESATIEGAVEALVEVVAEVVTVAAPIEAVAEALIKAAAEVEAAQVDAAAEELIAEPPPAEAERIEAHEVQLDPIQKLFLDSIREYTSKSVASGGLVDAGPAYEKNLAEELTKLQRLYGGGELTAFPEFKFTEPKLEEVAPK, translated from the exons TGTGTGCAAGCAGAGAGGTGGAGCACTCTGAGTGCTCCTGCAGCTGCGGCCCTATGCACGAAAGCTGGTGGTCCCAAGAAGCCCAAGAAGAGCAGCTCAGCAA AAAAGTCCCAGggcaaaacatattttgatttagaGAAGCTTGTACCACACAGAAAATATGTGGAGTTTCCAAAGAAAGTAATGACACCAGCTGCTGCAGCAAAACTTGCCGCCGCCCCAAAGCCTGTTGAAGCCGCTGCCGCAGAGCCAAAGCCTGTTGAAGCCGCTGCCGCCGCCCCAAAGCCTGTTGAAGCCGCTGCCGCAGAGCCAAAGCCTGTTGAAGCCGCTGCCGCCGCCCCAAAGCCTGTTGAAGCCGCTGCCGCAGAGCCAAAGCCTGTTGAAGCCGCTGCCGCAGAGCCAAAGCCTGTTGAAGCCGCTGCCGCAGAGCCAAAGCCTGTTGAAGCCGCTGCCGCAGAGCCAAAGCCTGTTGAAGCCGCTGCCGCAGAGCCAAAGCCTGTTGAAGCCGCTGCCGCAGAGCCAAAGCCTGTTGAAGCCGCTGCCGCCGCCCCAAAGCCTGTTGAAGCCGCTGCCGCAGAGCCAAAGCCTGTTGAAGCCGCTGCCGCAGAGCCAATTGTTGCCGCGGCTGAAGCTGTTCCGGCCCCCGCTGCAGTCGAAGTCACCCCCGTCGTCGACACAGTCGCCCCCGCAACTGAAGCCATTGTTGAATCCGCCGCTCTTGTAGCCAAAGCCGCCCCCGTTGTTGAAGCCGCTGCATCAGTAGCCAAAGCCGCCCCCGTTGTTGAAGCCGCTGCATCAGTAGCTGAAGCCGCTCCTGTTTCAGCCGAAGCGGCTCCCGTCGTTGAAGCTTCATCAGCAGCCAACGCTCCTGTTGAAGCCAGCCCAGATGCTGCTGCCCCTGCAGAAGCGGTTGCTGAAGCTGCCCCAGTTGAAGCCATAGCAGAAGTTGTGGTTGAATCTGCAACCATTGAAGGTGCGGTTGAAGCCCTCGTGGAAGTTGTAGCAGAGGTTGTGACTGTAGCTGCCCCCATTGAAGCTGTGGCTGAAGCCCTCATTAAAGCTGCAGCAGAGGTTGAAGCTGCCCAAGTTGACGCTGCAGCAGAGGAGCTGATTGCAGAGCCCCCCCCGGCCGAGGCAGAACGGATTGAGGCGCATGAGg TTCAACTGGACCCAATCCAGAAGCTCTTCCTGGATTCGATCCGCGAGTACACCTCAAAGAGTGT GGCCAGTGGCGGTTTGGTAGATGCAGGCCCTGCGTATGAGAAGAACTTAGCAGAGGAGCTGACTAAACTCCAGCGGCTTTATGGTGGTGGAGAACTCACAGCTTTCCCAGAGTTCAAGTTCACAG agCCCAAGCTGGAGGAAGTGGCCCCCAAGTAA
- the ndufv3 gene encoding calphotin, which produces MATSLLRLGRLGYLKVLQKETWGLLRSSSAAAFCTKAEEPKKAVKATATKTSEERAALQAYNTTVAFPVKLSASGLSPAQALGEIESVASPVTAETIIAAAAEPATFSTSASHVDSMPAETAVAEETASTAVDVAAPVIAVAKSAPASESVAEITSHVTEEAAAPETPVVESTTPVAKAAVVTDAVAEAAPVAEAVASEATPVEVVVAEAPSVAEAFAEPAPVADIAAPIVDSAQPVINAATEVTDAAPPVAEPVVAASDEAPAPEDIPVSASADPPVVDAAASTEPGAPAVESSSSDSDSDSSDSDTDSDEMSEVKSKAKPDILAEKKKDAGKEAVALPSDAEVAVPSDAILVATAKAVQEATPAAPLNAVPETVKEEAPEVVAEAASEVTKEVQATASEVASAELVDPTSVLEAAPVKATLEVGPETAPATSFEELVDSAPEIASVPKEIFAEAAPEVEVTPPEVTAALEVTPKVVPEAAEEASEAAPVEIAAETPVEPTAEDAAAVAKAAPVEGAAEVLVDIVPVVAEAAGEELIDNAPVVAEAAGEELIAEALAEAEPNETSEEAAAAPPEPAPEPAPEPFDNSTYKNLQHHNYNHYTFADLDLEMAKYRLPQPSSGRPSPRH; this is translated from the exons ATGGCGACCTCCTTACTTCGGCTAGGACGACTGGGGTATCTCAAG GTTCTCCAGAAAGAGACCTGGGGCCTTTTGAGGAGCTCCTCTGCCGCGGCGTTCTGCACCAAGGCTGAGGAGCCAAAGAAAGCTGTTAAGGCAACGGCTACAA AGACCTCAGAAGAGAGGGCTGCACTACAAGCCTACAACACCACGGTTGCCTTCCCCGTTAAGCTTTCAGCCTCAGGACTTTCCCCAGCACAGGCTCTAGGTGAAATTGAATCAGTGGCTAGCCCCGTCACTGCTGAAACAATAATAGCCGCAGCTGCAGAACCAGCTACCTTTTCCACTTCTGCAAGCCATGTTGACTCTATGCCTGCTGAAACTGCTGTGGCTGAAGAAACTGCTAGTACTGCTGTAGATGTGGCCGCTCCAGTCATAGCGGTGGCTAAGTCTGCCCCTGCTTCTGAAAGTGTTGCAGAGATCACATCCCATGTCACAGAGGAGGCCGCAGCACCAGAGACACCAGTAGTAGAATCCACTACGCCAGTTGCCAAGGCCGCAGTAGTCACTGACGCTGTTGCAGAGGCTGCTCCAGTTGCTGAGGCTGTTGCCAGTGAAGCCACCCCAGTTGAAGTAGTCGTGGCAGAGGCACCTTCAGTAGCGGAGGCTTTCGCCGAACCTGCTCCAGTCGCTGACATTGCTGCTCCCATCGTCGATTCTGCTCAACCTGTAATCAACGCTGCCACCGAAGTCACGGATGCCGCTCCCCCAGTTGCTGAGCCTGTCGTTGCTGCCAGTGATGAAGCTCCCGCGCCAGAAGACATTCCAGTTTCAGCCTCTGCCGATCCACCTGTAGTTGATGCTGCAGCCTCCACTGAACCTGGAGCCCCAGCCGTTGAATCCTCATCCAGTGATTCTGACTCTGACTCCTCCGACTCTGACACCGACTCTGATGAGATGTCCGAAGTGAAATCAAAGGCAAAACCAGATATCTTAGCAGAAAAAAAGAAAGACGCAGGAAAGGAAGCAGTGGCTTTGCCCAGCGATGCTGAGGTGGCAGTGCCGTCTGATGCCATCCTTGTGGCCACTGCTAAAGCTGTGCAAGAAGCTACACCTGCAGCGCCTCTGAACGCCGTTCCTGAAACTGTCAAGGAAGAAGCACCAGAAGTTGTAGCCGAAGCAGCATCAGAAGTCACCAAAGAAGTTCAAGCGACCGCTTCAGAAGTTGCAAGTGCTGAGCTGGTTGACCCCACCTCTGTCCTGGAAGCAGCCCCAGTGAAAGCTACCCTGGAAGTTGGCCCTGAAACTGCCCCTGCTACAAGTTTTGAGGAGCTAGTAGACTCTGCCCCTGAGATCGCTAGTGTACCCAAAGAGATTTTTGCAGAAGCTGCTCCAGAGGTTGAAGTGACGCCTCCAGAAGTCACAGCTGCACTAGAAGTCACTCCAAAAGTTGTACCGGAAGCGGCAGAAGAAGCATCTGAAGCTGCCCCTGTAGAAATTGCTGCTGAAACCCCTGTTGAACCTACGGCGGAAGATGCAGCGGCCGTTGCTAAAGCTGCCCCAGTTGAAGGCGCAGCAGAGGTGCTGGTAGACATCGTCCCTGTAGTGGCTGAAGCCGCAGGAGAGGAGCTGATAGACAACGCCCCTGTAGTGGCTGAAGCCGCAGGAGAGGAGCTGATTGCAGAGGCCCTGGCTGAGGCAGAACCGAATGAGACATCAGAGG AGGCGGCAGCTGCACCTCCAGAGCCAGCCCCAGAGCCAGCCCCCGAGCCTTTCGACAACAGCACTTATAAGAACCTCCAGCACCACAACTACAACCACTACACCTTCGCAGACTTGGACCTGGAGATGGCCAAGTACCGTCTGCCCCAGCCCTCCTCCGGTAGACCCTCCCCCAGGCACTGA